The following proteins are co-located in the Defluviitalea raffinosedens genome:
- the yyaC gene encoding spore protease YyaC, translated as MLFQQKQNPSPTYININSPYPFKEFSDAFYQYFAKKIPLYNGAVILCIGTDRATGDSLGPLIGYKLRHLSYPNIYVYGTLEHPVHAKNLGETVEMIHEKHPNALVIAIDACLGKMDHIGYITLGEGSIKPGAGVQKNLPPVGDIFITGIVNFSGFMEMLILQNTRLSLVMQMADIISSGIKYSLWRYYQLGKKLS; from the coding sequence GTGCTGTTTCAACAAAAACAGAATCCTTCTCCAACTTACATAAATATTAATTCTCCATATCCGTTTAAGGAGTTCAGCGATGCCTTTTATCAATATTTTGCAAAAAAAATACCCCTTTATAATGGGGCTGTCATTTTATGCATCGGAACAGACCGGGCAACTGGTGACAGTTTAGGTCCTCTGATAGGATATAAATTAAGGCATCTGTCCTACCCTAATATATATGTATACGGTACATTGGAACATCCGGTTCATGCTAAGAATTTGGGTGAAACCGTTGAAATGATTCATGAAAAACATCCTAACGCTCTGGTTATTGCAATTGATGCCTGTCTTGGGAAAATGGATCATATAGGATATATTACACTGGGGGAAGGCTCAATTAAGCCGGGAGCAGGGGTTCAAAAGAATCTTCCTCCAGTCGGGGACATATTCATTACGGGAATTGTTAATTTCAGCGGATTTATGGAGATGCTCATTCTTCAAAACACCCGTTTATCTTTAGTGATGCAAATGGCAGATATCATTTCTTCCGGCATCAAATACAGCCTATGGAGATACTATCAACTGGGGAAAAAACTTTCCTAG
- the pdaA gene encoding delta-lactam-biosynthetic de-N-acetylase, with protein sequence MNIKSVLTLILIGTILAGCASDSSSISNSNETPEVEAAVEQRLEEAVTRDEDESVNEEERKEEQEDQKEVVQAQITEEPKENAKEEQKDEAKDTSKEQQAEQKVEQKTKPKSDQRSASLPNAKKAWWFKRNSDHLPPGAQSEIDLTKYDAYYLGNTNEKRVYLTFDEGYENGYTSKILDILKEHNVQAAFFVTKPYIKSQPDLIKRMVNEGHIVGNHSVTHPSLPDKTDEEVEYEILETARYFEEITGTSMPLYFRPPAGEYSERTLQITKDLGYKTIFWSMAYKDWDVNNQPGKQAAYEHIVQNHHPGAIILLHAVSSSNTEALGDMLKYLKDQGYIFASLDEL encoded by the coding sequence ATGAATATAAAAAGTGTTTTAACGCTTATTCTTATTGGTACGATTTTAGCAGGATGTGCTTCTGATTCTTCTTCTATTTCAAATTCCAATGAAACTCCTGAAGTTGAAGCGGCTGTAGAACAGCGTTTAGAAGAAGCTGTCACAAGGGATGAAGACGAGTCAGTCAATGAAGAAGAAAGGAAGGAAGAACAAGAAGACCAAAAAGAAGTAGTACAAGCCCAAATAACAGAAGAACCAAAAGAAAATGCAAAAGAAGAGCAAAAAGATGAAGCCAAAGATACTTCTAAAGAACAGCAAGCGGAGCAAAAGGTGGAGCAAAAAACAAAGCCGAAATCAGACCAGCGTAGCGCTTCTCTTCCCAATGCCAAAAAGGCCTGGTGGTTTAAGAGAAACTCAGACCACCTTCCTCCAGGAGCTCAAAGCGAAATAGATCTTACAAAATATGATGCTTATTATTTAGGTAATACGAATGAAAAAAGGGTTTACCTTACCTTTGATGAAGGTTATGAGAACGGCTACACCTCCAAGATATTGGATATCCTGAAAGAACATAATGTACAGGCAGCTTTTTTTGTAACAAAGCCATATATCAAAAGTCAGCCGGATTTGATTAAAAGGATGGTGAATGAAGGCCATATCGTTGGAAATCATTCTGTCACCCATCCCAGTCTTCCAGATAAAACAGATGAAGAAGTAGAATATGAAATCCTTGAAACGGCCAGATATTTTGAAGAAATAACCGGTACTTCTATGCCCTTATACTTTAGACCTCCGGCAGGAGAATATAGTGAGAGAACCCTTCAGATCACAAAAGATTTAGGATATAAGACCATCTTTTGGAGCATGGCATACAAGGACTGGGATGTAAATAATCAACCAGGTAAACAAGCTGCCTATGAGCATATCGTACAAAATCATCATCCGGGAGCTATTATTCTTCTCCATGCCGTATCTTCATCCAATACGGAAGCTTTGGGAGATATGCTTAAATATTTAAAAGATCAGGGATATATATTTGCTTCTTTAGATGAATTATAA
- the eam gene encoding glutamate 2,3-aminomutase, translating to MDQKDKRMISLERAQELKERIEDYLIKQESIPTGFKNEEYIQENKKRIMKILNATDEQWDDWTWQIANRITDIHTLSKILNLSEEEKSQIELVGKKYRWAVSPYYASLMDPDDPSCPIRKQAIPSIKELAEGGEEDPMNEELTSPVEGMTRRYPDRLIIKVTNQCAMYCRHCQRRRCIGQQDLALPKDDLAKCIQYVKEHKEIRDVLITGGDALLLSDERLYWILSELSEIPHVEIVRLGSRTPVTMPQRITDDLCELLSKFPPIYLNTHFNHPLEVTEQSKKAADKLCRAGVVLGNQAVLLRGINDDIHIMKKLNHELLKIRVKPYYIFHPKAVVGTGHFSVKIQKGMEIMEYLRGYTSGLAVPTYIVNAPKGKGKTPILPNYIVSWGENSVKLRTWEGEIIDYPN from the coding sequence TTGGATCAGAAAGACAAGAGAATGATTTCTTTAGAAAGAGCTCAAGAATTAAAAGAGAGAATAGAGGATTACTTAATCAAGCAAGAATCTATTCCGACGGGTTTTAAGAATGAAGAATACATACAAGAAAATAAAAAGCGTATTATGAAGATTCTTAATGCGACAGATGAACAATGGGATGACTGGACCTGGCAGATTGCCAATAGAATTACAGATATTCATACCTTGTCGAAAATCTTAAACCTTTCAGAGGAAGAAAAAAGTCAAATAGAATTGGTTGGGAAAAAATACCGCTGGGCGGTTTCACCCTATTATGCCAGTTTAATGGATCCTGACGATCCTTCTTGTCCCATTAGAAAACAAGCCATTCCTTCTATAAAAGAGTTAGCAGAAGGGGGAGAAGAAGACCCCATGAACGAGGAGCTCACTTCTCCAGTAGAAGGGATGACGAGAAGATATCCTGACAGGCTGATTATAAAAGTAACCAATCAATGTGCCATGTATTGCAGGCATTGTCAAAGGCGGCGATGCATAGGGCAGCAAGATTTAGCCCTTCCAAAAGATGATTTAGCAAAATGCATACAATACGTAAAAGAACATAAAGAAATAAGAGATGTTTTAATCACCGGGGGAGATGCTCTTCTTCTTTCCGATGAAAGGCTTTATTGGATTTTATCAGAGCTTTCAGAAATTCCGCATGTCGAAATCGTCCGTTTAGGAAGCAGAACTCCCGTAACCATGCCTCAAAGAATAACAGATGATCTTTGCGAACTTCTTAGCAAATTCCCACCTATTTATCTGAATACCCATTTCAATCATCCATTAGAAGTTACAGAGCAGTCCAAAAAAGCAGCTGACAAACTTTGCCGTGCAGGAGTCGTGTTGGGTAACCAGGCCGTACTGCTTAGAGGAATCAACGACGACATTCATATCATGAAAAAACTAAACCATGAATTGCTTAAAATCAGAGTAAAACCCTATTATATTTTCCATCCCAAAGCAGTCGTAGGCACCGGGCATTTTAGTGTGAAAATTCAAAAAGGAATGGAAATCATGGAATACCTTAGAGGTTATACTTCAGGTTTAGCTGTACCTACCTATATTGTCAATGCACCAAAAGGAAAAGGAAAAACCCCTATACTGCCTAACTATATTGTTTCCTGGGGAGAAAACAGTGTTAAACTCCGTACCTGGGAAGGCGAAATCATTGATTATCCTAATTAA
- a CDS encoding transcription repressor NadR — protein MSKEERKQEIIKILKSSNKPVSGGYLAEKLNVTRQVIVQDIALLRAENINIMATARGYIFYGEESPAHKRAVTVCHGKEEIEDELTTIVDLGGRVIDVIIEHPIYGQITGNLMIESRRDVKEFMEIMQKNNTVPLLRLTNKIHMHTIEAKSEKILDEIEDKLKQKGYLFFE, from the coding sequence ATGAGCAAAGAGGAAAGAAAACAGGAAATAATAAAAATTTTAAAGTCTTCCAATAAGCCTGTCAGTGGAGGTTATCTGGCAGAAAAGCTCAATGTAACACGACAAGTCATTGTTCAGGATATTGCGCTTTTGCGGGCGGAAAATATCAATATCATGGCTACTGCCAGAGGATATATTTTTTATGGGGAAGAAAGTCCTGCCCATAAAAGGGCTGTGACTGTATGCCACGGCAAGGAAGAAATTGAAGATGAACTAACTACCATTGTAGACCTTGGAGGAAGAGTCATCGATGTGATTATTGAACATCCCATCTATGGACAAATTACAGGGAATCTCATGATTGAATCCAGAAGAGATGTAAAAGAATTCATGGAAATTATGCAAAAGAATAATACTGTTCCCTTGCTTCGCCTTACAAACAAAATTCATATGCATACCATAGAGGCTAAGAGTGAAAAAATATTGGATGAAATTGAAGATAAGTTAAAGCAAAAAGGTTATCTATTCTTTGAATAA
- a CDS encoding thiamine pyrophosphate-dependent enzyme yields MVEQKVVFESGNELAAYAAKQINYHVMGYYPITPSTQIPEHLDLLKAEGEHDVVMIPADGEHGAAGICYGASTGGGRVFNATSANGLLYSLEQLPVQSGTRFPMVLNVGCRTVSGPLSIKGDHSDIMYALNTGWIILFAKDPQRVYDFNICALKIAEKVKLPIIVAFDGFFTSHQKRKVQIVAHDKDVQDFVGKLELEYHALDKEHPVSIGCYMNEPDLLNNKYQLHLAMEEARKVIPEVFKEYGEFTGRTYSMVEGYMMEDAEAALFVLGSSYDTARLAVDKLREEGKKVGVFTSSVLRPFPKKELYDLCKNVKAIVVADRQDSYGAEGGNMSLELKATLQDYKANIEVASLVYGLSGRDFYMEDGIDMLNRAYDIAQKGKVEKRFDYFGHYKGKEGYEPPKYFEPLVGDKVRPGVTSVTVDEATGKMIAKGGIVKDSTRMPKRWVAGHGACPGCGIPVNVNMLLRGIEGEVVLLFQTGCGFVVTSPYPKSSFRVTFIHNLFQNGAATLSGLVEMFHERQRRGELPKGDNFTFIMISGDGGLDIGIGPAIGAALRNHRMIIMEYDNGGYMNTGYQLSYTTPLGARSSTSHVGKAQAGKATFHKDTPQIFAATNIPYVATVAESNPTDFIKKAAKAQKYANEYGLAFIKALSACPLNWNDNPRYERSVIDAAVNCCYHPLYEIEEGITTITYNPEERNKKIPVIDWLKMMGRTKHLAKPEYADIVQSIQDEVDRRWERLKARHESPIL; encoded by the coding sequence ATGGTAGAACAAAAAGTTGTATTTGAAAGTGGAAACGAATTGGCGGCCTATGCAGCAAAGCAAATCAACTATCATGTCATGGGGTATTATCCAATCACTCCTTCAACCCAGATCCCAGAGCACTTAGACCTCTTAAAAGCAGAAGGAGAACATGATGTTGTCATGATTCCTGCTGATGGAGAACATGGAGCGGCAGGTATTTGCTATGGAGCATCAACAGGTGGTGGAAGAGTATTTAATGCGACTTCTGCCAATGGACTCTTGTATTCATTAGAGCAACTTCCGGTTCAATCGGGAACCCGTTTTCCCATGGTTTTAAATGTGGGCTGCAGAACTGTATCCGGTCCTCTTTCCATTAAGGGAGACCACAGCGATATTATGTATGCTTTAAATACAGGTTGGATTATTCTTTTTGCAAAGGATCCTCAAAGAGTATATGATTTTAACATCTGTGCCCTTAAAATTGCGGAAAAAGTTAAATTACCTATTATTGTAGCGTTTGATGGATTTTTCACAAGCCACCAAAAACGAAAAGTGCAAATTGTAGCTCATGACAAAGATGTTCAGGATTTTGTCGGGAAACTGGAGCTTGAGTACCATGCTTTGGATAAAGAGCATCCTGTCAGCATCGGTTGTTATATGAATGAACCGGACTTATTGAACAATAAGTATCAGCTTCATTTGGCGATGGAAGAAGCAAGAAAGGTCATTCCTGAGGTATTTAAAGAATATGGAGAATTTACCGGCCGTACATACAGTATGGTTGAGGGATATATGATGGAAGATGCAGAAGCCGCCCTTTTCGTTCTGGGCTCCAGCTATGATACTGCAAGGCTGGCAGTGGACAAGCTAAGAGAAGAAGGTAAAAAGGTAGGGGTATTTACAAGCAGCGTACTTCGCCCCTTCCCCAAAAAAGAACTCTATGATTTATGCAAAAATGTAAAAGCGATTGTCGTAGCTGACAGGCAAGACAGTTACGGGGCAGAAGGGGGCAATATGAGTCTTGAATTAAAAGCAACCCTTCAGGATTATAAAGCCAATATCGAAGTAGCAAGCTTGGTCTATGGATTAAGCGGAAGAGACTTCTATATGGAAGACGGCATAGATATGTTAAACCGTGCATACGACATCGCTCAAAAAGGAAAAGTTGAAAAGCGTTTTGATTATTTTGGACACTATAAAGGTAAAGAAGGTTATGAGCCGCCAAAATACTTTGAACCCCTTGTAGGAGATAAGGTACGTCCTGGAGTAACAAGTGTTACTGTGGACGAAGCGACTGGTAAAATGATTGCTAAAGGAGGAATCGTAAAAGATTCCACCAGAATGCCCAAACGATGGGTAGCAGGTCATGGCGCTTGCCCTGGATGTGGTATACCTGTTAACGTGAATATGCTGCTTAGAGGAATCGAAGGAGAAGTTGTACTGTTATTCCAAACAGGCTGTGGATTTGTTGTAACTTCTCCATATCCTAAGTCTTCCTTTAGAGTGACCTTTATTCACAACCTGTTCCAAAATGGTGCAGCGACTCTTTCCGGCTTGGTAGAAATGTTCCATGAAAGACAAAGAAGAGGAGAATTGCCTAAGGGCGATAACTTCACGTTCATCATGATCAGTGGAGACGGGGGCCTTGATATCGGTATTGGTCCTGCTATTGGTGCAGCCCTTAGAAATCACAGAATGATCATTATGGAATATGACAATGGCGGATATATGAACACAGGATATCAATTATCCTATACCACTCCATTAGGTGCAAGAAGTTCTACATCCCATGTAGGAAAAGCGCAGGCAGGAAAAGCGACTTTCCATAAAGATACGCCGCAGATTTTTGCTGCGACCAACATTCCATATGTTGCAACGGTTGCAGAAAGCAATCCGACAGACTTTATTAAAAAAGCGGCAAAGGCTCAAAAATATGCCAATGAATACGGCTTAGCCTTCATAAAAGCCCTTTCTGCTTGCCCTCTGAACTGGAATGATAATCCAAGATACGAAAGAAGTGTAATTGATGCAGCAGTAAACTGCTGTTATCATCCACTCTATGAAATAGAAGAAGGCATTACAACCATCACTTACAATCCAGAAGAACGCAATAAGAAAATCCCAGTGATTGATTGGCTTAAAATGATGGGACGTACCAAACATCTGGCAAAACCAGAATATGCGGACATCGTGCAAAGCATACAAGATGAAGTGGATAGAAGATGGGAAAGACTGAAGGCTCGCCATGAGAGTCCAATATTGTAA
- a CDS encoding glucose-6-phosphate isomerase: MKNIVFDYSNSGISNEEIQYSKWQLEGAHKLLHAKAGAGNDFLGWIDLPVDYDKDEFERVKKAAQKIRENSDVFIVIGIGGSYLGARAVIESLSHSFYNMLPKEKRQAPEIYFVGNNISGTYVTHLLDLIEGKDVSVNVISKSGTTTEPGIAFRIFKKYLEEKYGKEGAKERIFATTDKAKGALRKLADEEGYETFIIPDDVGGRFTVLTPVGLLPIAVSGIDIDKLMEGAKDAREEYKQEDFENNPAYQYALIRNILYKRGKQTEILVNYEPALHYISEWWKQLYGESEGKDNKGIFPASVDFSTDLHSMGQYIQDGRRNLFETVINVEKPKCDITLEAEEDDLDGLNYLAGKTMDFVNKKAFEGTLFAHVDGGVPNLVINVPELNEYYVGKLLYFFEKACGISGYILGVNPFDQPGVEAYKKNMFALLGKPGYEELRNELTKRIK; encoded by the coding sequence ATGAAAAATATCGTTTTTGACTATTCAAATTCAGGTATTTCTAATGAGGAAATCCAGTATTCAAAATGGCAGCTTGAAGGCGCTCATAAGTTGCTTCATGCAAAAGCGGGAGCAGGAAATGACTTTTTAGGATGGATCGATCTTCCGGTTGACTATGATAAAGATGAATTTGAAAGGGTAAAAAAAGCTGCTCAAAAAATCAGAGAAAATTCAGATGTATTTATCGTAATTGGTATAGGTGGTTCTTATTTAGGAGCCAGAGCAGTGATTGAAAGCTTAAGCCATTCTTTCTACAATATGCTTCCAAAGGAAAAAAGACAAGCCCCAGAAATCTATTTTGTTGGAAACAACATTAGCGGTACATACGTAACACACCTTTTAGACCTCATTGAAGGCAAAGATGTCAGTGTTAATGTGATTTCCAAGTCAGGGACTACGACAGAACCTGGAATTGCATTTAGAATTTTCAAAAAATATTTAGAAGAAAAGTATGGTAAAGAAGGTGCAAAAGAAAGAATCTTTGCAACTACTGACAAAGCAAAAGGCGCCCTTCGTAAATTAGCTGATGAAGAAGGCTATGAAACTTTTATCATCCCTGACGATGTGGGAGGACGTTTTACAGTTTTAACTCCTGTAGGATTACTGCCTATTGCAGTTAGCGGAATAGATATTGATAAATTGATGGAAGGAGCAAAGGACGCAAGGGAAGAATACAAGCAAGAAGATTTTGAAAATAACCCTGCTTACCAATATGCTCTGATCCGCAATATTTTATATAAAAGAGGAAAGCAGACCGAAATCCTGGTAAACTATGAACCTGCCCTTCATTATATTTCTGAGTGGTGGAAGCAACTTTATGGAGAAAGTGAAGGTAAAGACAATAAAGGAATTTTCCCTGCATCTGTGGACTTCTCAACAGATCTTCACTCCATGGGACAATATATCCAGGACGGAAGAAGAAATCTGTTTGAAACTGTAATCAATGTTGAAAAGCCAAAATGTGATATTACCTTAGAAGCCGAAGAAGATGACTTAGACGGATTAAACTATTTAGCTGGCAAGACCATGGACTTCGTTAATAAGAAAGCTTTTGAAGGAACCCTTTTTGCCCATGTAGACGGAGGAGTTCCAAATCTTGTAATTAATGTTCCGGAATTAAATGAATATTATGTTGGAAAACTTCTCTACTTCTTTGAAAAAGCTTGCGGTATAAGTGGATATATCCTGGGAGTGAATCCTTTTGACCAACCGGGAGTAGAAGCTTATAAGAAAAATATGTTTGCACTCCTTGGGAAACCGGGTTATGAAGAGTTAAGAAACGAATTGACAAAGCGTATAAAATAA